A region of Streptomyces paludis DNA encodes the following proteins:
- the rplB gene encoding 50S ribosomal protein L2: protein MGIRKYKPTTPGRRGSSVADFVEITRSTPEKSLVRPLHSKGGRNNAGRVTVRHQGGGHKRAYRVIDFRRHDKDGVPAKVAHIEYDPNRTARIALLHYADGEKRYIIAPAKLSQGDRVENGPGADIKPGNNLPLRNIPVGTTIHAIEMRPGGGAKISRSAGASVQLLAKEGSMATLRMPSGEVRMVDVRCRATIGEVGNAEQSNINWGKAGRMRWKGVRPTVRGVAMNPVDHPHGGGEGKTSGGRHPVSPWGQKEGRTRSPKKASSKYIVRRRKTNKKR, encoded by the coding sequence ATGGGTATCCGCAAGTACAAGCCGACGACCCCGGGCCGTCGTGGCTCCAGCGTCGCCGACTTTGTCGAGATCACGCGGTCCACGCCGGAGAAGTCGCTGGTCCGCCCGCTGCACAGCAAGGGCGGCCGTAACAACGCCGGTCGTGTGACCGTTCGTCACCAGGGTGGTGGCCACAAGCGCGCCTACCGGGTGATCGACTTCCGTCGTCACGACAAGGACGGCGTGCCGGCCAAGGTCGCGCACATCGAGTACGACCCCAACCGCACCGCCCGCATCGCGCTGCTGCACTACGCAGACGGCGAGAAGCGCTACATCATCGCCCCGGCCAAGCTGAGCCAGGGCGACCGGGTTGAGAACGGCCCCGGCGCCGACATCAAGCCGGGCAACAACCTGCCGCTGCGCAACATCCCGGTGGGTACGACCATCCACGCCATCGAGATGCGTCCCGGCGGCGGCGCGAAGATCTCCCGCTCCGCGGGCGCTTCGGTGCAGCTGCTGGCGAAGGAGGGCTCCATGGCCACCCTTCGTATGCCCTCCGGTGAAGTCCGGATGGTCGACGTGCGCTGCCGCGCCACCATCGGCGAGGTCGGCAACGCCGAGCAGTCGAACATCAACTGGGGCAAGGCCGGCCGTATGCGCTGGAAGGGCGTTCGCCCGACCGTCCGCGGTGTCGCGATGAACCCGGTCGACCACCCGCACGGTGGTGGTGAGGGCAAGACCTCCGGTGGTCGCCACCCGGTCAGCCCGTGGGGTCAGAAGGAGGGTCGTACTCGCTCGCCGAAGAAGGCAAGCAGCAAGTACATCGTCCGCCGCCGCAAGACGAACAAGAAGCGCTAG
- a CDS encoding DUF397 domain-containing protein produces the protein MTRESELNWFKSSYSGSNDNDCVEVAAAAGSPTTVHVRDSKNPHRPHLGFAAPAWAAFVPYASER, from the coding sequence ATGACGCGCGAGTCTGAGCTGAACTGGTTCAAGAGCAGCTACAGCGGCAGTAACGACAACGACTGCGTCGAGGTGGCAGCCGCCGCAGGCAGCCCCACCACCGTCCACGTCCGCGACTCCAAGAACCCCCACCGCCCCCACCTCGGCTTCGCCGCCCCCGCCTGGGCCGCCTTCGTCCCGTACGCCTCCGAGCGCTGA
- the rplD gene encoding 50S ribosomal protein L4 encodes MSTVDILSPAGDKAGTVELPSEIFDAKVSIPLIHQVVVAQLAAARQGTHKTKTRGEVRGGGKKPYRQKGTGRARQGSTRAPQFVGGGVVHGPQPRDYSQRTPKKMKAAALRGALTDRARHSRIHVVSGVVDGAVSTKAARTLLGKISERKNVLLIAERSDEAAWLSARNLPQVHILAPGQLNTYDVIVSDDVVFTQAAFESFVSGPSKADDSEGTEA; translated from the coding sequence ATGAGCACCGTTGACATCCTTTCGCCGGCAGGCGACAAGGCCGGGACCGTCGAACTCCCTTCGGAGATCTTCGACGCCAAGGTCAGCATTCCGCTGATCCACCAGGTCGTTGTCGCCCAGCTGGCCGCTGCCCGCCAGGGCACGCACAAGACCAAGACCCGTGGCGAAGTCCGCGGCGGTGGCAAGAAGCCGTACCGCCAGAAGGGCACCGGCCGCGCCCGTCAGGGCTCGACCCGCGCTCCGCAGTTCGTCGGCGGTGGCGTCGTCCACGGCCCGCAGCCGCGTGACTACTCGCAGCGGACCCCGAAGAAGATGAAGGCCGCCGCCCTGCGCGGTGCCCTCACCGACCGGGCCCGTCACTCCCGTATCCACGTCGTCTCCGGCGTGGTGGACGGAGCGGTCTCCACCAAGGCCGCGAGGACGCTGCTGGGCAAGATCTCCGAGCGCAAGAACGTGCTCCTGATCGCCGAGCGCTCCGACGAGGCCGCGTGGCTCTCCGCCCGCAACCTGCCCCAGGTGCACATCCTGGCGCCGGGCCAGCTGAACACGTACGACGTGATCGTCTCCGACGACGTGGTCTTCACCCAGGCCGCTTTCGAGTCCTTCGTGTCTGGCCCTTCCAAGGCCGATGACTCCGAAGGGACCGAAGCCTGA
- the rpsJ gene encoding 30S ribosomal protein S10 codes for MAGQKIRIRLKAYDHEVIDSSAKKIVETVTRTGASVAGPVPLPTEKNVYCVIKSPHKYKDSREHFEMRTHKRLIDILDPTPKTVDSLMRLDLPAGVDIEIKL; via the coding sequence ATGGCGGGACAGAAGATCCGCATCCGGCTCAAGGCCTACGACCACGAGGTCATCGATTCCTCGGCGAAGAAGATCGTCGAGACGGTGACGCGTACTGGTGCGTCGGTCGCGGGCCCGGTGCCGCTGCCCACTGAGAAGAACGTGTACTGCGTCATCAAGTCGCCGCACAAGTACAAGGACTCGCGCGAGCACTTCGAGATGCGCACGCACAAGCGCCTGATCGACATCCTCGACCCGACGCCCAAGACCGTTGACTCGCTGATGCGCCTGGACCTTCCGGCCGGCGTTGACATCGAGATCAAGCTCTGA
- a CDS encoding ATP-binding protein, translated as MNQETVESVDSGHLPLTQSAPYSEEFRVQFSSTRRGARLARLLAVEQLRSWGLPFEAAAHVVAELATNAVQHGRTPGRDFRLRLLRPGPGMLRIEVSDSQGTRLPATGRRPVGTYEETGRGLALVAALADRWGVTSGPPPCKTVWAELSFTEAGTGAEERAPWTP; from the coding sequence GTGAACCAAGAAACCGTCGAGAGCGTCGACAGCGGCCACCTGCCGCTCACCCAATCCGCGCCGTACTCCGAGGAGTTCCGCGTCCAGTTCTCCTCCACCCGCAGAGGCGCCCGGCTGGCGCGGCTGCTGGCTGTGGAGCAACTGCGGTCGTGGGGACTGCCCTTCGAGGCGGCGGCGCACGTGGTGGCGGAGTTGGCGACGAACGCCGTGCAGCACGGCCGTACGCCCGGACGGGACTTCCGCTTGCGCCTGCTGCGGCCCGGGCCGGGGATGCTGCGGATCGAGGTGTCCGACTCGCAGGGCACCAGGCTCCCGGCGACCGGGCGGCGGCCGGTAGGGACGTACGAGGAGACGGGGCGCGGGCTCGCGCTGGTCGCGGCGTTGGCCGACCGGTGGGGCGTGACGTCCGGGCCGCCGCCGTGCAAGACGGTCTGGGCCGAGCTGAGCTTCACCGAGGCCGGGACCGGGGCCGAGGAGCGTGCGCCGTGGACACCGTAA
- a CDS encoding helix-turn-helix domain-containing protein has product MAKVHLPQDPGYTIVGNHLAQHVELSFTAIGLGTHIQSLPVGAPVDIRTLSARHPEGRERIAAALRELEAHGYIERRRERTDDGRIVSLTISYNNPEAARARLALEAALPTEPPPLQVQPEAAPEAVREEAPEAVREAPPETVEVRPEPVPAAEAPPEASPAPPPPLPDAEAHDPDRRRAAADLLAGLRRDDPRLLLPERDVRRLAPGVEAWLERGATPYAVHHALTAALPLNLRHPAALLAHRLTALLPPPLPPALALQAAPVGAVTAPRPHPLQNCDHCDRAYRAPEPGTCQGCTAAAPAAVVAHQQAA; this is encoded by the coding sequence GTGGCGAAGGTCCACCTGCCCCAGGACCCCGGCTACACGATCGTGGGCAACCACCTCGCCCAGCACGTCGAGTTGTCGTTCACCGCGATCGGCCTCGGCACACATATCCAGTCGTTGCCGGTGGGCGCGCCGGTGGACATCCGGACGCTGTCGGCTCGGCATCCGGAGGGGCGGGAACGGATCGCCGCCGCTTTACGGGAGCTGGAAGCCCACGGGTACATCGAGCGGCGCCGCGAACGGACCGACGACGGCCGGATCGTCAGCCTGACGATCTCGTACAACAACCCCGAGGCGGCCCGCGCCCGGCTGGCCCTCGAAGCGGCCCTGCCGACGGAGCCGCCGCCGCTTCAAGTGCAGCCGGAGGCGGCACCGGAAGCGGTACGGGAAGAGGCGCCGGAAGCGGTACGGGAAGCACCTCCGGAGACCGTAGAGGTACGCCCCGAGCCCGTACCGGCGGCCGAGGCACCCCCCGAAGCATCGCCCGCGCCCCCGCCCCCGCTCCCCGACGCGGAAGCCCACGACCCGGACCGCCGTCGCGCCGCGGCCGACCTCCTCGCCGGACTGCGCCGCGACGACCCCCGCCTCCTCCTCCCGGAACGGGACGTACGGCGGCTGGCGCCGGGCGTCGAAGCCTGGCTGGAGCGGGGCGCCACGCCGTACGCCGTACATCACGCGCTGACCGCAGCCCTGCCGCTCAACCTGCGCCACCCGGCGGCCCTCCTGGCCCACCGCCTGACCGCGCTGCTGCCACCCCCGCTGCCGCCCGCACTCGCGCTCCAGGCCGCGCCCGTGGGCGCCGTAACCGCTCCTCGCCCGCACCCGCTCCAGAACTGCGACCACTGCGACCGCGCCTACCGCGCCCCGGAACCGGGCACCTGCCAAGGCTGCACGGCAGCGGCACCGGCAGCGGTCGTGGCCCACCAGCAAGCAGCCTGA
- a CDS encoding type II toxin-antitoxin system VapB family antitoxin translates to MSATQIDIDDEALKEAMRLSGAKTKKEMVNIALREYAERRQRTEKRLRHVENAQHWDEDSFWRRHAAEKGALDSPRSQSGAA, encoded by the coding sequence ATGTCCGCCACACAGATCGATATCGACGATGAAGCCCTCAAGGAAGCCATGCGACTCTCTGGCGCCAAGACCAAAAAGGAAATGGTCAACATCGCTCTCCGTGAGTACGCGGAACGCCGTCAGCGTACGGAGAAGCGGCTTCGTCACGTAGAAAATGCCCAGCACTGGGACGAGGACAGCTTCTGGCGGCGCCATGCGGCAGAGAAGGGCGCACTGGACAGCCCGCGTTCTCAGTCGGGGGCAGCCTGA
- a CDS encoding AraC family transcriptional regulator produces MTQEPARAPLDQRAPQDQRAHRAQRDQLDRLGAAVDRHRLGLSTDTAIPRLTVISVEEPIEPDDQLYEPMICFISDGAKRTTSGDLRSAAGTGEMLLNTIDLPVAVELAKVPYRAAVMRLDGQTVTDLLIELDIRPDGTGPATASAVAGLTAAPMTPELLDAVTRWVELLDTPEDIPALAPRIESEILYRLLRSALGPSLRQWSPGDSATNRVRQVARWICERYTEPLSIDAIAAVAHMSPASLHRHFKATTGMSPLRYQKHLRLQAARRRLLAGDATAAQVAQAVGYVSATQFNREYRSAYGLPPGQDAARLRARLTDTPTGPT; encoded by the coding sequence ATGACGCAGGAGCCCGCACGCGCCCCGCTGGACCAGCGAGCCCCTCAGGACCAGCGAGCCCATCGAGCCCAGCGCGACCAGCTGGACCGGCTCGGCGCCGCCGTCGACCGGCACCGCCTGGGCCTGAGCACGGACACCGCCATCCCCCGGCTCACCGTCATCTCGGTCGAGGAGCCCATCGAGCCCGATGACCAGCTGTACGAGCCGATGATCTGCTTCATCTCCGACGGCGCGAAGCGCACCACCTCGGGAGATCTCCGCTCGGCCGCCGGCACCGGCGAGATGCTCCTGAACACCATCGACCTGCCCGTCGCCGTGGAGCTGGCGAAGGTGCCCTACCGCGCCGCCGTGATGCGGCTGGACGGCCAGACCGTCACCGATCTGCTCATCGAACTGGACATCCGCCCGGACGGTACGGGCCCGGCCACCGCATCGGCCGTGGCCGGACTGACCGCCGCGCCGATGACACCGGAACTCCTCGACGCGGTCACGCGCTGGGTCGAACTCCTCGACACCCCCGAGGACATCCCCGCCCTAGCCCCCCGTATCGAGAGCGAGATCCTCTACCGGCTGCTGCGCAGCGCGCTCGGCCCCAGCCTGCGCCAGTGGTCGCCGGGCGACTCGGCCACCAACCGGGTGCGCCAGGTGGCCCGTTGGATCTGCGAGCGCTACACCGAGCCGCTCAGCATCGACGCGATCGCCGCCGTGGCGCACATGAGCCCGGCGAGCCTGCACCGCCACTTCAAGGCGACGACCGGCATGAGCCCGCTCAGGTACCAGAAACACCTGCGCCTCCAGGCCGCCCGCCGCCGCCTGCTCGCGGGCGACGCCACGGCGGCGCAGGTCGCGCAGGCGGTCGGCTATGTGAGCGCGACGCAGTTCAACCGCGAGTACCGCAGCGCCTACGGCCTCCCACCCGGCCAGGACGCGGCCCGCCTCCGCGCCCGCCTGACGGACACCCCGACGGGCCCGACATAG
- a CDS encoding helix-turn-helix domain-containing protein: MGADGKAKDFTTDGADEPDWDAADLDDDSRAVMVAVGRQIKLWRAAMGLSQAEFGVEIGYGENLIYKVEAGKRIPRPEFLDKADKVLRAGGRIAAMKVDVAQARYPKKIRDLARLEAEAVELGAYGNHNLHGLLQTEEYARALFDVRRPAFAPNDRERYVAARIARQEIFDRTPVTTLTFVQEEATLRRPIGGRMVLRRQLEHLLERGKLLHVEIQVMPTDQEDHAGMGGELQVLKLKDGSAAGYVSGQLTTRVLSDPKDIQILEMRYGIIRSQALSPRESLAFIEKVLGET; the protein is encoded by the coding sequence GTGGGTGCAGACGGCAAGGCCAAGGACTTCACGACGGACGGCGCGGACGAGCCCGACTGGGATGCCGCCGACCTGGACGACGACTCGCGAGCCGTCATGGTGGCGGTGGGCCGGCAGATCAAGCTCTGGCGGGCGGCGATGGGGCTGAGTCAGGCGGAGTTCGGGGTGGAGATCGGGTACGGCGAGAACCTGATCTACAAGGTGGAGGCGGGTAAGCGCATCCCCAGACCGGAGTTCCTCGACAAGGCGGACAAGGTGCTGAGGGCGGGCGGCAGGATCGCCGCGATGAAGGTGGATGTGGCGCAGGCGAGGTATCCGAAGAAGATCCGGGACCTGGCGAGGCTGGAGGCGGAGGCGGTAGAGCTGGGAGCGTACGGCAACCACAATCTTCACGGTCTGTTGCAGACGGAAGAGTACGCGCGGGCGCTCTTCGACGTCCGGCGCCCGGCCTTCGCCCCGAACGACCGCGAGCGGTACGTGGCCGCCCGTATCGCACGGCAGGAGATCTTCGACCGTACGCCGGTGACCACGCTCACCTTTGTCCAGGAAGAGGCCACGCTGAGGCGGCCGATCGGGGGCAGAATGGTATTGCGCCGACAACTCGAACACCTTCTGGAGAGAGGGAAGTTGCTGCATGTGGAGATCCAGGTGATGCCGACGGATCAAGAGGACCACGCAGGCATGGGCGGCGAGCTCCAAGTGCTGAAACTCAAGGACGGTTCCGCGGCGGGATATGTGTCGGGGCAGCTCACCACCCGGGTGCTCTCCGACCCGAAAGACATTCAGATCCTTGAGATGCGATATGGGATCATCCGATCGCAGGCTCTCAGCCCACGGGAGTCGCTGGCCTTTATCGAGAAAGTGCTGGGAGAGACATGA
- a CDS encoding AAA family ATPase gives MQTIPRLEEVRLTSFKSFTDQRLSLQNLTLLIGRNGSGKSNALDALTVLSRLALGEPVRDALDGPRHGGEEPIRGGAEGCAPLGRDFFALGCRVRVGEAVLDYDVEIEVRPAVRVRRERLVAVEGVRYGKRILPSGRVLLEAEPYNEDSSTIEVRFFNGRKDPGDIGRFHGLSYLACAVAPSFVSDRTSAGRLVNEAVDRVLAALRQVFLLDPVPHLMRQYVPERDTELRRSADNLSAVVGELRSRDPQSFGRLKELISGMPENPVVDIDTVVTSLGDVQLVLHESGFHGAVHEVPARLLSDGMLRFLAFGTALLDAPDRDGAADRARPARLLVIEEIENGLYPTQAARVLRLMREEAQQRRIEVLFTTHSPALLNALTAEDHSGVVVCTRDPESGESRLTPLTELPGYVDLLAAGDLGDAVAKGRLPDAVRPRDAGTVVSVEDFLRSL, from the coding sequence GTGCAGACGATCCCCCGCCTGGAGGAAGTGCGCCTCACCTCCTTCAAGAGCTTCACCGACCAGCGGCTGTCCCTTCAGAACCTCACCCTTCTCATCGGCCGGAACGGCAGCGGCAAGTCCAACGCGCTGGACGCCCTGACGGTCCTGTCCCGGCTCGCTCTCGGGGAGCCCGTACGGGATGCGCTGGATGGCCCCCGGCACGGTGGCGAGGAACCGATCCGGGGTGGCGCCGAGGGGTGCGCTCCGCTGGGGCGTGATTTCTTCGCCCTCGGCTGCCGCGTGCGGGTGGGGGAGGCGGTGTTGGACTACGACGTGGAGATCGAGGTGCGGCCCGCTGTACGCGTCCGTCGTGAACGGCTGGTCGCGGTGGAGGGTGTGCGGTACGGCAAGAGGATTCTGCCTTCCGGCCGGGTCCTGCTGGAGGCGGAGCCTTACAACGAGGACTCCAGCACGATCGAAGTGCGCTTTTTCAATGGCCGCAAGGACCCTGGAGACATCGGCAGGTTCCACGGCCTTTCCTACCTTGCGTGTGCTGTGGCGCCTTCCTTCGTCTCGGACAGAACCAGCGCCGGCCGTCTGGTGAATGAAGCTGTCGATCGCGTGCTGGCGGCCCTCCGGCAGGTCTTCCTGCTGGACCCGGTCCCGCACCTCATGCGTCAGTACGTGCCGGAGCGGGACACCGAACTGCGCCGCAGCGCCGACAACCTGAGCGCGGTGGTGGGTGAACTGCGGAGCCGCGATCCGCAGTCGTTCGGTCGGCTCAAGGAGCTGATCAGCGGGATGCCGGAGAATCCGGTCGTGGATATCGACACGGTCGTCACCTCGCTCGGAGACGTACAGCTCGTGCTCCACGAGTCGGGGTTCCACGGTGCCGTGCATGAGGTTCCGGCTCGGTTGCTCAGCGACGGGATGCTCCGGTTCCTCGCCTTCGGCACGGCGCTGCTCGACGCGCCCGACCGCGATGGCGCGGCGGACAGGGCCCGCCCCGCGCGGCTTCTCGTCATCGAGGAGATCGAGAACGGGCTCTACCCCACCCAGGCCGCTCGCGTGCTGCGTCTGATGAGGGAAGAGGCGCAGCAGCGCCGTATCGAGGTCCTCTTCACCACGCACAGCCCGGCCCTGCTGAATGCGCTTACCGCGGAGGATCACTCGGGGGTTGTCGTCTGCACCCGCGATCCGGAGTCGGGGGAGAGCAGGCTGACGCCCCTCACGGAGCTGCCCGGTTATGTGGATCTCCTGGCGGCCGGGGATCTGGGGGACGCTGTTGCCAAGGGGCGGCTACCGGATGCCGTACGTCCCAGGGACGCGGGCACGGTCGTCAGCGTCGAGGACTTCTTGAGGAGTCTGTGA
- the rplC gene encoding 50S ribosomal protein L3, whose product MAKQIKGVLGEKLGMTQVWDENNRVVPVTVVKAGPCVVTQVRTNDSDGYESVQIAFGEIDPRKVNKPLKGHFAKADVTPRRHLVELRTSDASEYTLGQEITAAVFESGIKVDVTGKSKGKGFAGVMKRHNFKGLGAGHGTQRKHRSPGSIGGCATPGRVFKGMRMAGRMGNERVTTQNLTVHAVDAEKGLILIKGAVPGPNGGLVLVRTAAKGA is encoded by the coding sequence ATGGCAAAGCAGATCAAGGGTGTCCTGGGCGAGAAGCTCGGCATGACCCAGGTCTGGGACGAGAACAACCGTGTCGTCCCGGTGACCGTGGTCAAGGCCGGGCCCTGCGTTGTTACCCAGGTCCGTACGAATGACAGCGACGGCTACGAGTCGGTCCAGATCGCCTTCGGCGAGATCGACCCGCGCAAGGTGAACAAGCCCCTCAAGGGCCACTTCGCCAAGGCCGACGTGACCCCCCGCCGCCACCTGGTGGAGCTGCGGACCTCCGACGCGAGCGAGTACACGCTCGGCCAGGAGATCACCGCCGCCGTGTTCGAGTCCGGCATCAAGGTTGATGTCACGGGCAAGAGCAAGGGCAAGGGCTTCGCCGGTGTCATGAAGCGTCACAACTTCAAGGGCCTCGGCGCCGGTCACGGCACCCAGCGCAAGCACCGCTCGCCTGGCTCCATCGGTGGCTGCGCCACCCCGGGCCGCGTGTTCAAGGGCATGCGGATGGCCGGCCGTATGGGCAACGAGCGGGTCACCACCCAGAACCTGACCGTTCATGCCGTTGACGCGGAGAAGGGCCTCATCCTGATCAAGGGTGCGGTTCCTGGTCCGAACGGCGGCCTCGTCCTGGTCCGTACCGCGGCCAAGGGGGCCTGA
- a CDS encoding aldo/keto reductase, with protein sequence MTQHTTNLPRRTLGGQGLQAGAIGLGTMGMTMAYGAPDEQGGVDTIRRAYELGVTLFDTAELYGLGTGSNEQLLGRAVKDFRDEILLATKFGFDLSDPARIGAAFDSRPEHIREVTESSLRHLGTDCIDVLYQHRVDPDVPIEDVAGTVGELIAEGKVRYFGLSEAGADTIRRAHAVHPVSVLQTEYSVFEREVEAEVLPVLRELGIGFVPYSPLGRGFLTDAVKPAAEYPADDMRRGDDRWQPGNYEKNLAAVRELTALAESKGIKVTQLALAWLLAQGDDIVPIPGTRSPRRLEENVAAAQTTLTPQDLTRITEILPHGAAGSRYSEAMMPTWR encoded by the coding sequence ATGACACAGCACACGACGAACCTCCCCCGCCGGACCCTGGGCGGGCAGGGCCTCCAGGCCGGTGCGATCGGCCTGGGCACCATGGGCATGACCATGGCCTACGGAGCCCCTGACGAGCAGGGCGGCGTCGACACGATCCGCCGCGCCTACGAACTCGGCGTGACCCTCTTCGACACCGCGGAGCTGTACGGCCTGGGCACCGGCAGCAACGAGCAGCTTCTCGGCCGCGCGGTGAAGGACTTCCGTGACGAGATCCTGCTCGCCACCAAGTTCGGCTTCGACCTCAGCGACCCGGCCAGGATCGGCGCCGCGTTCGACAGCCGGCCCGAGCACATCCGCGAGGTCACCGAGAGCAGCCTCCGCCACCTCGGCACCGACTGTATCGACGTGCTCTACCAGCACCGTGTGGACCCGGATGTCCCCATCGAGGACGTGGCCGGGACGGTCGGTGAGCTGATCGCCGAAGGCAAGGTCCGCTACTTCGGGCTGAGCGAGGCCGGCGCCGACACGATCCGGCGGGCCCACGCGGTCCACCCGGTCTCGGTGCTCCAGACCGAGTACTCGGTGTTCGAGCGGGAGGTGGAGGCCGAGGTCCTGCCGGTGCTCCGGGAGCTGGGCATCGGCTTCGTGCCGTACTCGCCCCTGGGCCGCGGCTTCCTCACCGACGCGGTCAAGCCGGCCGCCGAGTACCCCGCCGACGACATGCGCCGCGGCGACGACCGCTGGCAGCCCGGCAACTACGAGAAGAACCTCGCCGCCGTCCGCGAGCTGACCGCGCTGGCGGAGAGCAAGGGCATCAAGGTCACCCAGCTGGCCCTGGCCTGGCTGCTCGCCCAGGGCGACGACATCGTCCCCATCCCGGGCACCCGCAGCCCCCGCCGACTGGAGGAGAACGTGGCCGCCGCGCAGACCACCCTCACGCCCCAGGACCTCACCCGCATCACGGAAATCCTGCCGCACGGGGCGGCGGGCTCCCGCTACTCCGAGGCGATGATGCCTACCTGGCGGTAA
- the rplW gene encoding 50S ribosomal protein L23: MAEITSKTFEDPRDILVKPVVSEKSYALLDENKYTFIVAPHANKTQIKQAVEAVFSVKVAGVNTINRQGKRKRTRTGFGKRANTKRAIVTLAAGDRIDIFGGPTS, encoded by the coding sequence ATGGCCGAGATCACCAGCAAGACCTTCGAGGACCCGCGCGACATTCTCGTGAAGCCCGTGGTCTCCGAGAAGAGCTACGCGCTGCTCGACGAGAACAAGTACACGTTCATCGTGGCGCCCCACGCCAACAAGACCCAGATCAAGCAGGCCGTGGAAGCGGTCTTCTCGGTCAAGGTCGCCGGGGTCAACACGATCAACCGTCAGGGCAAGCGCAAGCGCACCCGCACCGGTTTCGGTAAGCGCGCCAACACCAAGCGCGCCATCGTCACCCTTGCCGCGGGCGACCGTATCGACATCTTCGGCGGACCGACCTCCTGA
- a CDS encoding PIN domain-containing protein, with protein MISYLADSTAVWRLRRNLKLNDAWGHELDEGAIGSCAPQRTEFRQSARSLDEYDQMTAMFTDIHPDVPVPKRAWQWIETAQYRLAQRGQHQSLSAVDWLICATAAHHGLVVLHDDHDFSAAARLLDDVTERSVFALSE; from the coding sequence ATGATCAGCTATCTCGCCGACTCCACTGCGGTCTGGCGTCTACGACGCAACCTGAAGCTGAATGACGCGTGGGGTCACGAACTCGATGAAGGCGCCATCGGTTCGTGCGCTCCACAGCGCACAGAGTTCCGGCAATCGGCTCGAAGCCTCGATGAATACGACCAGATGACGGCGATGTTCACCGACATCCACCCTGACGTACCTGTCCCCAAGCGGGCATGGCAGTGGATCGAGACAGCGCAATACCGACTCGCACAACGAGGCCAGCACCAGAGCCTGTCGGCGGTCGACTGGCTCATCTGCGCGACGGCGGCGCACCACGGGTTGGTTGTACTTCACGACGACCATGATTTTTCAGCTGCCGCACGCCTTCTCGACGACGTGACAGAGCGAAGTGTCTTCGCTCTGTCGGAGTGA
- a CDS encoding RlpA-like double-psi beta-barrel domain-containing protein: protein MSRTSLASRVSRASRIPTAVLAGASTALALGTLGASVTSASAAPDTTARIQVAGQATWFNTGLGACGWYNNNSELVVAISPALYGTYPNPNNSPACGRRMAVSGPWGSVTVTVVDRCAGCATNDIDLSPTAFSRIGDLNAGRINVNWNWV, encoded by the coding sequence ATGTCCCGTACATCCCTCGCGTCCCGCGTGTCCCGCGCGTCCCGGATCCCCACGGCCGTCCTGGCCGGCGCCTCGACGGCCCTGGCCCTGGGCACGCTGGGCGCCTCCGTGACCTCGGCCAGCGCCGCCCCGGACACCACGGCCAGGATCCAGGTCGCGGGCCAGGCGACGTGGTTCAACACCGGCCTGGGCGCCTGTGGTTGGTACAACAACAACAGCGAGCTGGTGGTGGCCATCTCCCCCGCCCTCTACGGCACGTACCCCAACCCCAACAACTCCCCCGCCTGCGGACGCCGCATGGCGGTCAGCGGCCCCTGGGGCTCCGTAACGGTCACCGTCGTAGACCGTTGCGCCGGCTGCGCCACCAACGACATCGACCTCAGCCCCACGGCCTTCTCCCGCATCGGCGACCTCAACGCGGGCCGCATCAACGTCAACTGGAACTGGGTCTGA